A DNA window from Setaria viridis chromosome 2, Setaria_viridis_v4.0, whole genome shotgun sequence contains the following coding sequences:
- the LOC117845393 gene encoding dolichyl-diphosphooligosaccharide--protein glycosyltransferase subunit 1B — protein sequence MPPSLQTLTTPTLLLLLLTATAVSCSALPPEDGIRILSAEKRIDLTGSIVKVYLTLKVENAPAASDASQVLIAFTPTEAQHLAIVKATRAEGKRKKKTYAPLSVEASDLATTALNGARLYSVLLGAPLKPGEATTIEVLYVLTHSLEPFPAEISQSESQLVYFRDSAVLLSPYHVLEQVTYIKTPSNRIESFTRVDPTSRAGTEVKYGTYKNQAPNSYLPILVHYENNRPFAVVEELVRKVEISHWGNVQITEHYKLKHGGARHKGVFSRLEYQSRPSISGASSFKNLLARLPPRVHSVYYRDEIGNISTSHLRIGSLKSELEIEPRYPLFGGWHCTFTIGYGLPLEDFLFESEDGRRYINLTFGCPLLDTVVDDLTIKVVLPEGSKNPQPVVPFVTEKHLETSYSYLDVVGRTTVVLKKKNVVGEHNVPFQVYYEFNPIFMLAEPLMLVSAVLLFFVACIAYLHMDLSIGKSS from the exons ATGCCGCCGTCCCTCCAAACCCTGACCAcccccaccctcctcctccttctcctcaccGCGACTGCCGTTTCATGCTCTGCCTTGCCGCCGGAGGACGGCATCCGGATCCTCTCTGCCGAGAAAAGG ATCGACCTCACTGGTTCCATTGTCAAAGTCTATCTAACACTGAAG GTCGAGAATGCTCCCGCTGCCTCTGATGCATCTCAAGTTCTTATCGCCTTCACGCCCACAGAGGCTCAACATCTCGCTATTGTCAAGGCCACAAGAGCAGAGGGGAAGCGCAAGAAGAAGACATATGCGCCCCTCTCGGTTGAAGCCTCTGATCTTGCCACCACCGCCCTGAATGGCGCTCGCCTCTACTCTGTTCTGCTGGGCGCTCCTCTGAAACCTGGCGAGGCAACCACTATCGAAGTGTTATATGTGCTGACACACTCTTTAGAGCCCTTTCCTGCTGAGATTAGCCAGTCAGAGTCCCAGCTGGTTTACTTCCGTGACAGTGCGGTGCTTCTCTCGCCCTACCATGTTCTGGAGCAGGTTACCTACATCAAGACGCCGAGCAATAGGATTGAGTCCTTCACGAGGGTCGATCCTACCAGTCGTGCTGGTACTGAAGTGAAATATGGCACATATAAAAACCAGGCGCCAAACTCATATTTGCCAATCCTTGTGCACTATGAGAATAACCGTCCTTTTGCTGTTGTTGAGGAGCTTGTACGCAAGGTGGAGATTTCTCATTGGGGAAATGTCCAAATCACTGAACATTATAAACTGAAGCATGGTGGCGCTCGGCACAAAGGAGTCTTTTCAAG GCTTGAGTACCAGTCTAGGCCATCTATCAGTGGAGCGTCATCATTCAAGAATCTTCTTGCAAGGCTGCCTCCACGGGTTCATTCCGTTTACTATCGTGATGAGATTGGTAACATCTCCACATCTCATCTGCGCATCGGTTCCCTCAAG TCGGAACTAGAAATTGAGCCCAGATATCCATTATTTGGTGGCTGGCACTGCACATTCACCATTGGCTATGGGCTGCCATTGGAAGATTTTCTCTTTGAGTCAGAAGATGGTCGGCGTTACATCAACCTTACTTTTGGTTGCCCTCTATTGGATACTGTGGTTGACGATCTTACAATTAAA GTTGTCCTTCCTGAAGGATCAAAAAATCCACAGCCTGTAGTTCCTTTTGTGACAGAGAAACATCTTGAG ACTAGTTATTCATACCTTGATGTTGTTGGAAGGACAACGGTGgtactgaaaaagaaaaatgttgtaGGAGAGCACAACGTTCCTTTCCAG GTGTACTATGAGTTCAATCCGATCTTCATGCTGGCGGAGCCGTTGATGCTAGTATCTGCAGTGTTGCTGTTCTTTGTCGCCTGCATTGCCTATCTTCACATGGATCTTTCCATCGGAAAATCATCATAG
- the LOC117845646 gene encoding histone-lysine N-methyltransferase SUVR4 has product MVSNKERARRAIDAMTALGFSKKESTPVLRSLLKLFDNSWEPIEDECYRALADAILDSRDRPKEPEHGSHHARMVAPEEDHHQPSTSLIVYGHPRDLDSEIEAPRIKRPRTNSNNFSADHCIDPQLSPPSSVTAQERARQMMDEDFQHAVFLREPKPEPDIDVAQSLHDAQVGIVSHPFNTSSSGAADPLASRPSVQNQTEISGNKGRPVQHCRTRTSSTSFVERTGSMGKQPQNRESLSDHTAVMHNTGTGSADERTQEAPYLHTVVASSTMGDVKMSIECNIDPSKFCMPSLEEVFRMVEDKCLHSYKSLPPNFSVSSLINEICQCVAQLANGSTAEYNVQSDSFDNGRNSQKESMMSGAALMKPIASMNSGGMKYKSVEDSLVLETSENGQEYSTVPQHLALSQVRCTHDVSDISKGEEKVRISVVNEFGSEKCPPSFYYIQRNLVSPKAYDNISAAGIGDEDSCADCFGNCLSAPIPCACARETGGEFAYTPGGLVKTTFLDECFSMNLFPEKHHKFFCKPLERPRNEALPEPSRRHLVRKVIRECWSKCGCNMQCGNRVVQRGIACNLQVFFTQEGKGWGLRTLDELPKGAFVCEYVGELLTNTELREKTSQKACKAGYTYPVDLDADCDSEGVLKDKEALCLDATFYGNVGRFINHRCYDANLVEIPVEVETPHHHYYHLALFTNKKVEAFEELTWDYGIDFDGDKHRGGTFQCLCGSRYCRGRKGRRNRGKAAAK; this is encoded by the exons ATGGTTTCCAACAAGGAGCGGGCACGCCGCGCCATTGACGCCATGACGGCCCTGGGATTCTCCAAGAAAGAGTCCACCCCCGTCCTCAGGAGTCTCCTCAAGCTCTTTGACAACAGCTGGGAGCCCATCGAGGACGAGTGCTACCGCGCCCTCGCCGACGCCATCCTCGACAGCCGCGACCGCCCCAAG GAGCCGGAGCATGGTAGCCACCATGCAAGAATGGTTGCGCCGGAGGAAGATCACCACCAGCCTTCTACTTCCCTTATCGTCTATGGCCATCCCCGTGACTTGGATAGTGAGATAGAGGCACCTCGCATCAAGAGGCCTAGAACCAACTCTAATAATTTCTCAGCAGATCACTGTATTGATCCTCAGTTGTCCCCGCCATCTTCTGTTACTGCACAAGAGAGGGCAAGGCAGATGATGGATGAAGATTTCCAACATGCTGTCTTCTTGAGAGAGCCTAAGCCTGAGCCTGATATAGATGTTGCACAGAGCCTTCATGATGCTCAAGTTGGCATTGTTTCCCATCCGTTCAACACCAGCTCCTCAGGTGCTGCAGATCCTCTAGCATCGCGTCCATCCGTTCAAAATCAAACAGAGATTTCAG GTAATAAAGGCAGGCCAGTTCAGCATTGTAGAACAAGGACATCATCCACTTCCTTTGTTGAACGCACGGGCAGCATGGGGAAGCAACCTCAAAATCGGGAAAGTTTGTCCGATCACACAGCTGTGATGCACAACACTGGGACAGGATCTGCAGATGAACGTACACAAGAAGCACCTTACTTGCACACTGTTGTAGCATCATCCACTATGGGTGATGTCAAGATGTCAATAGAATGCAACATAGACCCATCGAAGTTCTGCATGCCCAGTTTAGAAGAAGTTTTCAGGATGGTTGAGGATAAATGCCTTCACTCATACAAGAGTCTCCCACCAAATTTTTCCGTTAGCAGCCTGATCAATGAGATATGCCAATGTGTAGCACAACTGGCCAATGGCAGTACTGCAGAATATAATGTACAATCAGATTCTTTTGATAATGGCAGAAACTCGCAAAAggagtcaatgatgagtggtgCTGCACTCATGAAACCAATTGCTTCCATGAATAGCGGAGGCATGAAATATAAATCTGTAGAAGATTCATTGGTTTTAGAAACTTCAGAGAATGGACAAGAATATTCAACAGTTCCTCAGCATCTGGCACTTTCTCAAGTAAGGTGTACCCACGATGTGTCTGATATATCAAAGGGAGAAGAAAAGGTAAGGATATCAGTGGTGAACGAATTTGGCAGCGAGAAATGTCCACCTTCCTTTTATTATATACAAAGAAACCTTGTTTCCCCGAAGGCCTATGACAACATCTCTGCTGCCGGAATTGGTGACGAGGACAGTTGTGCTGACTGCTTCGGCAACTGCTTGTCTGCCCCTATACCATGTGCCTGTGCAAGAGAAACTGGGGGTGAATTTGCATATACACCAGGAGGTTTGGTTAAGACAACGTTCCTTGATGAGTGTTTCTCTATGAATTTATTCCCAGAAAAACATCATAAGTTCTTCTGTAAACCACTGGAGAGGCCCAGGAATGAAGCTCTACCAGAGCCTAGCAGACGCCATCTTGTTAGGAAGGTTATCAGGGAATGCTGGAGTAAATGTGGTTGTAACATGCAATGCGGTAACCGTGTGGTTCAACGTGGTATAGCTTGCAACCTGCAG GTGTTTTTCACACAAGAAGGGAAGGGTTGGGGTCTACGCACACTTGATGAACTTCCAAAAGGAGCTTTTGTCTGTGAATATGTTGGCGAGTTGCTAACAAATACGGAGCTCCGTGAAAAGACATCTCAAAAAGCGTGCAAGGCTGGGTATACGTACCCGGTGGACTTGGATGCTGATTGTGATTCAGAGGGGGTGTTGAAGGACAAAGAGGCTTTATGCCTGGATGCAACATTTTATGGGAATGTTGGGAGATTCATCAACCACAG ATGCTACGATGCAAATTTAGTTGAGATCCCTGTTGAAGTGGAGACCCCTCATCATCACTATTACCAT CTTGCACTTTTCACAAACAAGAAGGTGGAGGCATTTGAGGAGCTCACATGG GATTATGGCATCGATTTTGATGGTGATAAACATCGTGGCGGAACATTTCAATGCCTGTGCGGAAGCAGATACTGCCGCGGCAGGAAGGGTCGTA GGAACCGAGGAAAAGCTGCTGCAAAATAA
- the LOC117845456 gene encoding uncharacterized protein yields the protein MASSSCDATAVPFTLLGALLTAGPAAWPVCVGGGRAFLRDYAQRGTNALLWAGLLAVTWVLLLRVAALLRLWVLGSRIPGPHALLADPGLAAVLRTGGDVTGFLSKLHGSYGSVVRLWAGPSQLLVSVRDPTLVKEVLTKAEDKLPLTGRTYNLACGRLGLFVSSSEKVKSTRESLKIFLNEKLTIGVGRSSFKVIDAVMDRIDSIMSKDFLDCRSFSQHMSFNIIGGTLFGDAFFNWSDAVTYEELLMMVAKDGCFWASYAVCPFWKPSYRRYRTLCAKLKTLTEGIIRKSRDQNSSLHHFDQRSYLKSEGMIKGLNRGVLGEMMAGHCLHGAAEGSLSSEEEICGNIIGLMLHGISASANLIGNILTRFILFPKLQDQIHAEIVAVCDESSELEVDDVLRMQLLLATVYESARLLPAGPLLQRCSLKHDLTLGLGITVPAGAILVVPLHLVHMDASVWGNDAGQFNPHRFLKKDVDLGDILAAPRGSNGMNLFTECAKSESFLPFGSGSRACVGQKFAIIAISMLIASLLRNYEVQTHPSLCKEMEPEVHSSHVHHLPNPKIILTKRRI from the exons atggcctcctcctcctgcgacGCCACCGCCGTTCCCTTCACCCTCCTGGGCGCGCTCCTCACCGCGGGGCCAGCTGCCTGGCCGGtctgcgtcggcggcggccgcgccttCCTCCGCGACTACGCCCAGCGGGGCACCAACGCGCTGCTGTGGGCGGGCCTTCTCGCAGTCACCTGGGTCCTGCTCCTCCGCGtcgccgcgctgctccgccTCTGGGTCCTCGGCTCCCGCATCCCGGGGCCTCACGCGCTCCTCGCAGACCccgggctcgccgccgtcctgcgcACCGGCGGCGACGTCACCG GTTTCCTGTCAAAATTGCATGGCAGCTATGGCTCAGTTGTTCGCCTGTGGGCAGGACCCTCTCAGCTACTTGTATCAGTTAGAGATCCTACTCTAGTCAAAGAGGTTCTAACAAAGGCTGAAGATAAGTTACCATTGACTGGTAGAACATATAATTTAGCTTGCGGAAGACTTGGTCTATTCGTATCCTCATCCGAGAAG GTCAAAAGTACAAGAGAATCTCTGAAAATATTTTTGAATGAAAAACTTACAATTGGTGTCGGTCGAAGTTCATTCAAAGTTATTGATGCTGTCATGGATAGAATCGACTCTATTATGTCCAAGGATTTTCTGGACTGTAGATCTTTCTCCCAGCACATGTCCTTTAACATCATTGGTGGAACTCTTTTTGGTGATGCCTTCTTCAATTGGTCTGATGCTGTTACTTATGAGGAACTTCTTATGATGGTTGCAAAGGATGGTTGCTTCTGGGCTTCTTATGCAGTTTGCCCGTTTTGGAAGCCTAGCTATAGGAGGTACCGGACCCTTTGTGCTAAGCTGAAGACGTTAACAGAGGGAATCATCAGAAAATCAAGAGATCAAAATAGTTCACTTCACCACTTTGATCAGAGGTCATATCTAAAAAGTGAAGGGATGATAAAAGGTCTAAATAGAGGTGTTTTAGGTGAAATGATGGCAGGTCATTgtctccatggggctgctgaaGGATCACTTAGTTCAGAAGAGGAAATCTGTGGAAACATCATCGGTTTGATGTTACATGGTATTTCCGCTTCTGCTAACTTGATTGGTAACATTTTGACAAGGTTTATCTTGTTCCCAAAGTTGCAAGATCAG ATACATGCGGAGATTGTTGCAGTCTGCGATGAATCATCTGAGCTGGAGGTTGATGATGTGCTTAGGATGCAATTACTACTTGCTACTGTATATGAATCTGCTCGCCTTTTGCCTGCTGGACCTCTTCTGCAGAGATGTTCTTTGAAACATG ATTTGACTCTTGGCTTGGGCATCACTGTGCCAGCTGGAGCAATATTGGTAGTTCCTTTGCATCTTGTGCATATGGATGCTTCTGTGTGGGGCAATGATGCTGGCCAGTTCAATCCTCATCGGTTCCTCAAAAAGGATGTGGATCTTGGAG ATATATTAGCAGCACCCAGAGGCTCAAATGGGATGAATCTTTTCACCGAGTGTGCTAAGTCTGAGTCATTTCTTCCATTTGGTTCTGGAAGTCGAGCATGTGTTGGCCAGAAGTTTGCGATTATTGCAATATCAATGTTGATTGCCAGTCTGCTCCGCAACTATGAG GTACAGACTCATCCAAGTTTGTGTAAAGAAATGGAACCTGAAGTTCACAGCAGCCATGTTCACCATCTCCCAAACCCGAAGATCATCCTCACAAAAAGAAGGATCTAA
- the LOC117845457 gene encoding cationic peroxidase 2 — translation MRMAPRGSNGSGGGTKLLLCLLLVACTGAAGQGLRVGFYQQSCPDAESIVRNVTWPAAAADPSLAAKLLRLFFHDCFPQGCDASVLLDGRGTEKAAGPNLSLGGLEVIDAAKAALERSCPGTVSCADAVALATRDAVSFQFGRLLWQVETGRRDSRFSDEADGTKLPNPEYVFPILRDSFARRGLGVADLVALSGAHTLGRTTCMFVSPRLYTFQGNGGVDPFIEPRYARELMGQCTSMASANRVVMDPGSEFAFDTSYYRAIKANRGVLLTDSVLTHDDEAARLVDEMQDLGKFLAAFAASIQKMGAMDVLTGSQGEIRRNCRVVNY, via the coding sequence ATGCGTATGGCTCCTCGGGGTAGtaatggcagcggcggcggcaccaagCTGTTGCTGTGCTTGCTGCTCGTCGCGTGCACCGGGGCTGCGGGGCAGGGGCTCCGGGTGGGGTTCTACCAGCAGAGCTGCCCGGACGCGGAGTCCATCGTGAGGAACGTCACCTGGcctgcggcggccgccgacCCCAGCCTCGCCGCCAAGCTTCTCCGCCTCTTCTTCCACGACTGTTTCCCGCAGGGTTGCGACGCGTCGGTGCTGCTGGACGGCCGTGGCACGGAGAAGGCGGCGGGCCCGAACCTGTCGCTGGGCGGGCTGGAGGTGATCGACGCGGCCAAGGCGGCGCTCGAGCGGTCCTGCCCGGGcaccgtctcctgcgccgacgccGTGGCGCTCGCCACCCGTGACGCCGTCTCGTTCCAGTTCGGGCGGCTGCTGTGGCAGGTGGagacggggcggcgcgactcccGCTTCTCCGACGAGGCCGACGGCACCAAGCTCCCCAACCCGGAGTACGTGTTCCCGATCCTCAGGGACTCCTTCGCCCGGCGCGGCCTCGGCGTCGCCGACCTCGTcgcgctctccggcgcgcacaCGCTGGGCCGGACCACCTGCATGTTCGTGTCCCCGAGGCTCTACACCTTCCAGGGCAACGGCGGGGTGGACCCGTTCATCGAGCCCAGGTACGCGCGGGAGCTGATGGGGCAGTGCACGAGCATGGCGTCGGCGAACAGGGTCGTCATGGACCCCGGCAGCGAGTTCGCCTTCGACACCAGCTACTACAGGGCCATCAAGGCCAACCGCGGCGTGCTCCTCACGGACTCCGTGCTCACGcacgacgacgaggcggcgaggCTCGTCGACGAGATGCAGGACCTGGGCAAGTtcctcgccgccttcgccgcgtcCATCCAGAAGATGGGCGCCATGGACGTGCTCACCGGCAGCCAAGGCGAGATCAGGAGGAACTGCCGTGTCGTCAACTACTAG
- the LOC117845327 gene encoding uncharacterized GPI-anchored protein At3g06035 translates to MDSRISLLCFLVLAFSLLHCARSDGNDAQLLKGINSYRSSLKVPALTENKNAACLAEQLAKQFKGQQCTNTTGANTVIGTEQQFPDYPKYLDHCHLNASVTEDGQVMPACVPGLVPGVVLTNYTKSQYNRFLNDSQFSGVGIANEGDWVVVVLSTSTGSGDYSPATPGSNWAAPVQPFSLMILLLVGSVVLLMK, encoded by the exons ATGGATTCCAGGATCTCCCTCCTCTGCTTCCTCGTCCTCGCCTTCTCCCTCCTGCACTGCGCCAGATCTGACG GCAACGATGCTCAGCTTCTCAAGGGCATCAACAGCTACAGGTCCTCGCTCAAGGTCCCGGCACTGACGGAGAACAAGAACGCGGCGTGCCTCGCCGAGCAGCTCGCGAAGCAGTTCAAGGGGCAGCAGTGCACCAACACGACGGGCGCCAACACCGTCATCGGCACCGAGCAGCAGTTCCCGGACTACCCCAAGTACCTTGACCACTGCCACCTCAACGCGTCGGTGACCGAGGACGGCCAGGTGATGCCGGCGTGCGTGCCGGGGCTCGTCCCCGGCGTCGTGCTCACCAACTACACCAAGTCGCAGTACAACCGGTTCCTGAACGACAGCCAGTTCTCCGGCGTCGGGATCGCCAACGAGGGGGACTGGGTCGTCGTCGTGCTCAGCACCAGCACGGGCTCCGGCGACTACTCGCCGGCTACGCCGGGATCCAACTGGGCCGCTCCGGTCCAGCCGTTCAGCCTGATGATTCTTTTGTTGGTAGGATCTGTAGTTTTGCTGATGAAGTGA